GCATGGTGAGTGCCGCATCTGCTTCAATCTACCGTGCCAAATCGTCTACTTCCGGCAAATTTGCAACAGTCAAATCCAACACTCCGCTTGCGATCATCAAGGAAGAGGGCGAATGGTATGGGGTGCTGATGTCCAACGGTCAGACCGGCTGGATAAAGAAGACATTTGTCAAAGAGACCGATTATGAACTGGTTGCCAAAAAGCCCCTTGATCGGGGTGCAGGCACATCACGCGGTGGTCAGGTGTCGCGTGCGGACACATGGCTAAATGACCTGGTGCATACAGCCACCCAGGCCTCAGTAGCCCGTTATCTCTATGGCGGCACCAATCCTGCGACGGGCATGGACTGTTCTGCTTTCGTGCGCATGATATTTGGTCGGTATAATATCAAACTCCCCAGGACTTCTCGCGAGCAGGCGTTGGTCGGCCAGAGTGTGCCGTTC
The bacterium genome window above contains:
- a CDS encoding NlpC/P60 family protein, which produces MIRTFTNLIIAIFVVTCASFCGADTLTLSLEAPTLGSTKSAENSDTVKKPKESPKQKTVKVGRVGMVSAASASIYRAKSSTSGKFATVKSNTPLAIIKEEGEWYGVLMSNGQTGWIKKTFVKETDYELVAKKPLDRGAGTSRGGQVSRADTWLNDLVHTATQASVARYLYGGTNPATGMDCSAFVRMIFGRYNIKLPRTSREQALVGQSVPFDQLRPGDRLYFACRNPYIDHCGIYAGNGYFVHCSASRNGVGIDSLASDFFWRSLVVAKRS